Proteins from a genomic interval of Streptomyces fodineus:
- the lpdA gene encoding dihydrolipoyl dehydrogenase codes for MANDASTVFDLVILGGGSGGYAAALRGAQLGLDVALIEKDKVGGTCLHRGCIPTKALLHAGEIADQARESEQFGVKATFEGIDVPAVHKYKDGVIAGLYKGLQGLIASRKVTYIEGEGRLSSPTSVDVNGRRVQGRHVLLATGSVPKSLPGLEIDGNRIISSDHALVLDRVPKSAIILGGGVIGVEFASAWKSFGSDVTVIEGLKHLVPVEDENSSKLLERAFRKRGIKFNLGTFFQKAEYTQDGVKVTLADGKEFEAEVLLVAVGRGPVSQGLGYEEQGVAMDRGYVLVDEYMRTNVPTISAVGDLVPTLQLAHVGFAEGILVAERLAGLKVVPIDYDGVPRVTYCHPEVASVGITEAKAKEIYGADKVVALKYNLAGNGKSKILNTAGEIKLVQVKDGAVVGVHMVGDRMGEQVGEAQLIYNWEALPAEVAQLIHAHPTQNEAMGEAHLALAGKPLHSHD; via the coding sequence GTGGCGAACGACGCCAGCACCGTTTTCGACCTAGTGATCCTCGGCGGTGGTAGCGGTGGTTACGCCGCGGCCCTGCGCGGGGCGCAGCTGGGCCTGGACGTCGCCCTGATCGAGAAGGACAAGGTCGGCGGCACCTGCCTGCACCGGGGTTGCATCCCCACCAAGGCCCTGCTCCACGCGGGCGAGATCGCCGACCAGGCCCGCGAGAGCGAGCAGTTCGGCGTGAAGGCGACCTTCGAGGGCATCGACGTCCCGGCCGTCCACAAGTACAAGGACGGCGTCATCGCCGGCCTGTACAAGGGCCTGCAGGGTCTGATCGCCTCCCGCAAGGTGACCTACATCGAGGGTGAGGGCCGGCTGTCCTCCCCGACCTCCGTCGACGTCAACGGCCGACGCGTCCAGGGCCGCCACGTCCTGCTGGCGACCGGCTCCGTGCCGAAGTCGCTGCCGGGCCTGGAGATCGACGGCAACCGGATCATCTCCTCCGACCACGCCCTCGTCCTGGACCGCGTGCCGAAGTCCGCGATCATCCTGGGCGGCGGTGTCATCGGCGTCGAGTTCGCCTCGGCGTGGAAGTCCTTCGGCTCGGACGTCACGGTCATCGAGGGCCTGAAGCACCTCGTCCCGGTCGAGGACGAGAACTCTTCGAAGCTTCTTGAGCGCGCGTTCCGCAAGCGCGGCATCAAGTTCAACCTCGGCACCTTCTTCCAGAAGGCCGAGTACACCCAGGACGGCGTGAAGGTCACCCTGGCGGACGGCAAGGAGTTCGAGGCCGAGGTCCTCCTCGTCGCCGTCGGCCGCGGCCCGGTCTCGCAGGGCCTGGGCTACGAGGAGCAGGGCGTCGCCATGGACCGTGGCTACGTCCTGGTCGACGAGTACATGCGGACCAACGTCCCGACCATCTCCGCCGTCGGTGACCTGGTCCCGACGCTCCAGCTCGCGCACGTCGGCTTCGCCGAGGGCATCCTGGTGGCGGAGCGTCTGGCCGGTCTGAAGGTCGTTCCGATCGACTACGACGGTGTCCCGCGGGTGACGTACTGCCACCCGGAGGTCGCCTCCGTCGGCATCACCGAGGCCAAGGCCAAGGAGATCTACGGCGCGGACAAGGTCGTCGCTCTGAAGTACAACCTGGCGGGCAACGGCAAGAGCAAGATCCTGAACACCGCGGGCGAGATCAAGCTCGTCCAGGTCAAGGACGGTGCCGTGGTCGGCGTCCACATGGTCGGCGACCGCATGGGTGAGCAGGTCGGCGAGGCCCAGCTGATCTACAACTGGGAGGCGCTGCCGGCCGAGGTCGCCCAGCTCATCCACGCCCACCCGACGCAGAACGAGGCGATGGGCGAAGCGCACCTGGCGCTCGCCGGCAAGCCGCTGCACTCCCACGACTGA
- a CDS encoding leucyl aminopeptidase yields MTALTLSTSAAPGLRADAIVIGVAKSAGSRSGDLVVAPGAEAVDKAYDGKLAGVLETLGASGAEGELTKLPAPAGFKAPLVVAVGLGEEPDAKSENAGDEGYDAEVLRKAAGVAARALAGSKKAAFALPVDSPGAIGAISEGILLGAYSFDAYKENGKDAKAKNGKAPLAEAALLGGKPRDTAHKGAVARAVAVCEELNRARDLINTPPNDLTPASFAGIAQAAAKEHGIKVQVLDDKALAKGGYGGILGVGAGSAATPRLVKLSYTHPKAAKHLAFVGKGITYDSGGISLKPAGHNETMKCDMSGAAAVFAAVVAAARLGLEVSVTGWLALAENMPSGSAVRPGDVLRMYSGKTVEVLNTDAEGRLVLADALWAASQEKPDAIVDVATLTGAMMLALGNRTFGVMANDDAFRSAVYEAADEVGEPAWPMPLPEHLRKGMESQVADIANMGERMGGGLVAGLFLREFVGEGITWAHLDIAGPAFNEGGPFGYTPKGGTGSAVRTLVRLAELTAAGDLG; encoded by the coding sequence GTGACTGCTCTGACTCTCAGCACCTCCGCGGCGCCCGGCCTGCGGGCCGACGCGATCGTGATCGGTGTCGCCAAGAGCGCTGGATCCAGGTCTGGGGACCTCGTGGTAGCGCCGGGCGCCGAGGCCGTGGACAAGGCGTACGACGGCAAGCTGGCCGGCGTCCTGGAGACCCTCGGCGCCTCGGGTGCCGAGGGCGAGCTGACGAAGCTGCCCGCTCCGGCCGGCTTCAAGGCACCGCTCGTGGTGGCGGTGGGCCTGGGCGAGGAGCCTGACGCCAAGAGCGAGAACGCGGGCGACGAGGGCTACGACGCCGAGGTGCTGCGCAAGGCCGCCGGCGTGGCCGCCCGGGCGCTCGCCGGCTCGAAGAAGGCCGCGTTCGCGCTGCCCGTCGACAGCCCCGGCGCCATCGGCGCGATCAGCGAGGGCATCCTGCTCGGCGCGTACTCGTTCGACGCCTACAAGGAGAACGGCAAGGACGCCAAGGCCAAGAACGGCAAGGCGCCGCTGGCCGAGGCCGCGCTGCTCGGCGGCAAGCCGCGCGACACCGCCCACAAGGGGGCCGTCGCCCGCGCCGTCGCCGTCTGCGAGGAGCTGAACCGCGCCCGCGACCTGATCAACACCCCGCCCAACGACCTGACCCCCGCCTCCTTCGCCGGCATCGCGCAGGCCGCGGCCAAGGAGCACGGCATCAAGGTGCAGGTGCTCGACGACAAGGCGCTGGCCAAGGGCGGCTACGGCGGCATCCTCGGCGTCGGCGCCGGCTCGGCGGCCACCCCGCGCCTGGTGAAGCTGTCGTACACGCACCCGAAGGCGGCCAAGCACCTCGCCTTCGTCGGCAAGGGCATCACCTACGACTCGGGCGGCATCTCGCTGAAGCCGGCCGGGCACAACGAGACGATGAAGTGCGACATGAGCGGCGCCGCCGCCGTGTTCGCGGCCGTCGTCGCCGCGGCGCGCCTCGGCCTGGAGGTCAGCGTCACCGGCTGGCTGGCGCTGGCCGAGAACATGCCGTCCGGCTCCGCCGTGCGCCCGGGTGACGTGCTGCGCATGTACAGCGGCAAGACGGTGGAGGTCCTCAACACCGACGCCGAAGGCCGGCTGGTGCTCGCGGACGCGCTGTGGGCGGCCTCGCAGGAGAAGCCTGACGCGATCGTGGACGTGGCGACCCTCACCGGCGCGATGATGCTGGCGCTGGGCAACCGGACGTTCGGTGTCATGGCCAACGACGACGCGTTCCGCTCCGCGGTGTACGAGGCGGCGGACGAGGTCGGCGAGCCGGCCTGGCCGATGCCGCTGCCGGAGCACCTGCGCAAGGGCATGGAGTCCCAGGTCGCCGACATCGCGAACATGGGCGAGCGGATGGGCGGCGGACTGGTCGCCGGTCTCTTCCTGCGCGAGTTCGTGGGCGAGGGGATCACGTGGGCGCACCTGGACATCGCCGGGCCGGCGTTCAACGAGGGCGGTCCGTTCGGGTACACGCCCAAGGGCGGCACCGGTTCTGCCGTACGGACGCTGGTCCGGCTGGCGGAGCTCACCGCCGCGGGTGACTTGGGCTGA
- a CDS encoding spherulation-specific family 4 protein, with amino-acid sequence MSDLTRHRAWYGTQGVFLGQVSAGTEELGCYERLAAVARALGCGPLVLNHGTQPHPAYAAPADLLVTFEGPWATYGRTPPRSRADPSGVPQAHLVYGVPAGADVAGAVRERGAAVHCAVPGAGAHLWGTLPIGLASAR; translated from the coding sequence GTGAGCGACCTGACGCGGCACCGTGCCTGGTACGGTACCCAGGGCGTCTTCCTGGGCCAAGTGAGCGCCGGAACCGAGGAGTTGGGCTGCTACGAGCGCCTCGCCGCCGTCGCCCGCGCCCTCGGCTGCGGCCCGCTCGTGCTGAACCACGGCACGCAGCCGCATCCCGCGTACGCGGCGCCGGCCGACCTCCTCGTCACCTTCGAGGGCCCCTGGGCGACGTACGGCCGTACACCCCCGCGGTCCCGCGCCGACCCGTCCGGGGTGCCCCAGGCCCACCTGGTGTACGGCGTCCCGGCCGGGGCGGACGTGGCCGGTGCGGTGCGGGAGCGGGGCGCCGCCGTGCACTGCGCGGTGCCCGGCGCGGGCGCTCACCTCTGGGGGACGCTGCCCATCGGGCTGGCCTCCGCCCGCTGA
- a CDS encoding RDD family protein produces MAWFIDFALVVAAASLLAVLTFHRIGALVTDVPELATKGGFDLVTSRGDVIGASEHLGLSLWDNVVLDVEEAFGALVVVTFLYQWACLTWLGRTLGKGVLGLRVTPRLSRHALRRAAVTTAVDVAVYALACVLLVEGQFGLSVLVWAVAVVLFLVNALTVLFPGRRSLADRLAGTSVVGLLQRAEASPMGSVPQR; encoded by the coding sequence ATGGCCTGGTTCATAGATTTCGCGCTGGTGGTGGCGGCGGCCTCGCTGCTCGCCGTGCTCACCTTCCACCGGATCGGCGCGCTCGTCACCGACGTTCCGGAGCTGGCCACCAAGGGCGGCTTCGACCTCGTCACCTCGCGCGGTGACGTCATCGGCGCCTCCGAGCACCTCGGCCTGTCCCTGTGGGACAACGTGGTGCTGGACGTGGAGGAGGCCTTCGGCGCGCTCGTCGTCGTCACCTTCCTCTACCAGTGGGCCTGCCTCACCTGGCTCGGCCGCACCCTCGGCAAGGGCGTGCTCGGCCTGCGGGTCACCCCGCGGCTGTCCCGGCACGCCCTGCGCCGGGCCGCCGTCACCACCGCCGTCGACGTCGCGGTGTACGCGCTGGCCTGTGTGCTGCTGGTCGAGGGGCAGTTCGGGCTCTCGGTGCTGGTGTGGGCGGTCGCGGTGGTGCTGTTCCTGGTCAACGCGCTGACGGTGCTCTTCCCCGGCCGCCGCTCCCTCGCCGACCGGCTGGCCGGTACCTCGGTCGTGGGCCTCCTTCAGCGGGCGGAGGCCAGCCCGATGGGCAGCGTCCCCCAGAGGTGA
- a CDS encoding adenosylcobinamide-GDP ribazoletransferase, which yields MPKSSPYDGLRFAFGTLTVLPVRVHRWDRRAARGGMLNAPVAGLAVGGCAAGLGLVLLFLGAGPLLAAVASAAVPAALTRGLHLDGLADTADGLGSGKPAEDALRIMKQSDIGPFGVLTLVLVVLAQVAALAQLYGASWARGALAAVVSAVAARLALTLAARTGVPAARPEGLGAAVAGVVPVPGALAVTAAFTVGSAAWGTALGPYDAVRAATAVLLALAAAEVLLRRCVSRFGGVTGDVFGALAETAATTALVALSLGR from the coding sequence GTGCCCAAGTCCTCCCCTTACGACGGCCTCCGCTTCGCCTTCGGCACCCTCACCGTGCTGCCCGTACGGGTGCACCGCTGGGACCGCCGGGCGGCACGCGGCGGCATGCTGAACGCCCCCGTCGCCGGGCTGGCCGTCGGCGGCTGCGCGGCCGGTCTGGGGCTGGTGCTGCTCTTCCTGGGCGCCGGCCCGCTGCTCGCCGCCGTCGCCTCGGCCGCCGTACCCGCCGCCCTGACCCGCGGGCTGCACCTCGACGGACTCGCCGACACCGCCGACGGGCTGGGCAGCGGCAAGCCCGCGGAGGACGCGCTGCGGATCATGAAGCAGTCGGACATCGGGCCGTTCGGGGTGCTCACCCTGGTCCTGGTGGTGCTCGCCCAGGTCGCCGCGCTGGCACAGCTGTACGGCGCCTCCTGGGCGCGGGGTGCGCTGGCGGCCGTCGTCTCGGCGGTCGCCGCCCGCCTCGCCCTCACCCTGGCCGCGAGGACCGGCGTGCCGGCCGCCCGCCCGGAGGGGCTGGGCGCGGCGGTGGCGGGGGTGGTGCCGGTACCGGGGGCGCTGGCGGTCACGGCGGCGTTCACGGTCGGTTCGGCGGCCTGGGGGACGGCCCTGGGCCCGTACGACGCCGTGCGCGCGGCGACCGCGGTGCTGCTGGCCCTGGCCGCGGCCGAAGTCCTGCTGCGCCGCTGTGTGAGCCGCTTCGGCGGTGTCACCGGGGACGTCTTCGGCGCCTTGGCGGAAACAGCGGCGACAACCGCGCTCGTGGCGCTTTCCCTGGGCCGTTAA
- a CDS encoding phosphatidylglycerol lysyltransferase domain-containing protein — translation MGDARIAVPQQAEPGRPGEEGRRSTGTSRRAAAFAVWYLRTVTFINFLSAVWVSLGQDVRRHNHDDFFTPYLLTAGFASGVFTGFLAITMRRRKRAAWILNLVLSGPFLALFAFAMAFPEIRRYPQNWISLVLTAAFTGALLVGRREFYAKGDRSNPRLAATVAVGGGLLASLLAGLLVTVTNQAPDTASSALERWHYGTLRLVSVAADESRFPGIDPPNWANVAINVLSTALVLAVFYAAFRSRRAVDPLTEDDEKQLRTLLDRHGERDSLGYFALRREKSVVWSPTGKAAVAYRVVGGVSLASGDPLGDPEAWPGAIAPWLAQARAHGWIPAVMGASEEAGTIYARHGLDALELGDEAIVEIADFTLEGRAMRTVRQAYNRVKRAGYEVRIRRHEDIPAQEMAYLLARADDWRDGATERGFSMALGRLGDPDDGRCVMLECTDAEGELRALLSFVPWGPHGLSLDLMRRDRHSDNGLMEFMVIELLRRAGEIEITQVSLNFAMFRSVFERGARLGAGPVLRLWRSLLSFFSRWWQIESLYRANAKYRPIWEPRFLLFEKSADLLRIGLASARAEGFLEAPGLPKWLHRRHLDTHR, via the coding sequence ATGGGAGATGCCCGAATTGCCGTGCCGCAGCAAGCCGAGCCGGGGCGCCCGGGTGAGGAGGGGCGGCGGTCCACCGGGACTTCCCGACGGGCCGCCGCCTTCGCCGTCTGGTATCTGCGGACCGTCACCTTCATCAACTTCCTCAGCGCGGTCTGGGTCTCGCTCGGCCAGGACGTACGCCGGCACAACCATGACGACTTCTTCACGCCGTACCTGCTGACGGCCGGCTTCGCCTCGGGTGTGTTCACCGGGTTCCTGGCGATCACGATGCGGCGCAGAAAGCGGGCCGCCTGGATTCTCAACCTCGTGCTCAGTGGGCCCTTCCTCGCGCTGTTCGCGTTCGCCATGGCGTTCCCGGAGATCCGGCGGTACCCGCAGAACTGGATCTCGCTGGTGCTCACGGCCGCGTTCACCGGCGCGCTGCTGGTGGGCCGCCGGGAGTTCTACGCCAAGGGCGACCGGTCCAACCCCCGGCTCGCGGCGACGGTCGCCGTCGGTGGCGGACTGCTGGCGAGCCTGCTGGCCGGGCTGCTGGTGACGGTCACCAACCAGGCGCCGGACACGGCCAGTTCGGCCTTGGAGCGCTGGCACTACGGCACCCTGCGCCTGGTGTCGGTGGCCGCCGACGAGTCCCGCTTCCCCGGGATCGACCCACCGAACTGGGCCAACGTCGCGATCAACGTGCTCAGCACGGCGCTCGTCCTCGCCGTGTTCTACGCAGCCTTCCGCTCCCGGCGTGCCGTCGACCCCCTCACCGAGGACGACGAGAAACAGCTGCGGACCCTGCTGGACCGGCACGGTGAGCGGGACTCGCTGGGCTACTTCGCGCTGCGCCGGGAGAAGAGCGTGGTGTGGTCGCCGACGGGCAAGGCGGCCGTCGCCTACCGGGTGGTCGGCGGGGTGAGCCTGGCCTCCGGGGATCCGCTCGGGGACCCGGAGGCGTGGCCGGGCGCGATCGCGCCGTGGCTGGCCCAGGCGCGGGCGCACGGCTGGATCCCGGCGGTGATGGGGGCGAGCGAGGAGGCCGGGACGATCTATGCCCGGCACGGCCTGGACGCGCTCGAACTCGGCGACGAGGCGATCGTGGAGATCGCCGACTTCACCCTGGAGGGCCGGGCGATGCGGACGGTCCGGCAGGCGTACAACCGGGTGAAACGGGCCGGGTACGAGGTGCGGATCCGGCGGCACGAGGACATCCCGGCGCAGGAGATGGCGTATCTCCTCGCGCGTGCGGACGACTGGCGGGACGGGGCGACGGAGCGCGGCTTCAGCATGGCGCTCGGCCGGCTCGGGGACCCCGACGACGGGCGGTGCGTGATGCTGGAGTGCACCGACGCCGAGGGGGAGCTGCGGGCGCTGCTGTCCTTCGTGCCGTGGGGGCCGCACGGGCTGTCCCTGGACCTGATGCGCCGCGACCGGCACTCCGACAACGGGCTGATGGAGTTCATGGTCATCGAGTTGCTGCGGCGGGCCGGCGAGATCGAGATCACCCAGGTGTCACTCAACTTCGCGATGTTCCGTTCGGTCTTCGAACGTGGCGCCCGCCTCGGTGCCGGACCGGTGCTGAGGCTGTGGCGGTCGCTGCTCAGCTTCTTCTCCCGCTGGTGGCAGATCGAGTCGCTGTACCGCGCCAACGCCAAGTACCGGCCCATCTGGGAGCCGCGGTTCCTGCTCTTCGAGAAGAGCGCGGACCTACTGCGCATCGGCCTCGCCTCGGCCCGCGCGGAGGGCTTCCTGGAGGCGCCGGGACTGCCGAAGTGGCTGCACCGCAGACACCTGGACACGCACCGATGA
- the cobT gene encoding nicotinate-nucleotide--dimethylbenzimidazole phosphoribosyltransferase, with amino-acid sequence MSRLNLDDFTDLIERPDGGVRRDAEARRERQIVPPGALGRLDGLGEWLAAAQGAVPVRALERPRVILFAGDHGVAELGVSARPAGSAEQLVRAVLEGASPVSVLARRLEVPVRIVDMALDCAPDAFPEDVVRHRVRRGSGRIDIEDALTLDEAEAALRAGIAVADEEADSGTDLVVLGDISVGGTTAAAVLIAALCGTDASVVTGRGGLAIDDLAWMRKCAAIRDALRRARPVLGDQLQLLATVGGADLAAMTGFLLQCAVRKLPVILDGVVAAACALVAQRVAFRAPDWWLAGHDSGEPGQAKALDRMALEPLLEQGVRVGEGAGALLALPVVRAAAALAAELPEKEPEETKETKA; translated from the coding sequence ATGAGCAGGCTTAATCTGGACGACTTCACCGATCTGATCGAGCGCCCGGACGGGGGCGTGCGCCGTGACGCCGAGGCCCGGCGGGAGCGCCAGATCGTGCCGCCCGGGGCGCTGGGCCGCCTCGACGGGCTGGGCGAGTGGCTGGCCGCCGCGCAGGGTGCCGTACCGGTACGGGCCCTGGAACGGCCGCGGGTGATCCTTTTCGCCGGTGACCACGGAGTGGCCGAGCTGGGCGTCTCGGCCCGTCCCGCGGGCAGCGCGGAGCAACTGGTGCGGGCGGTACTGGAGGGCGCGAGCCCGGTGTCCGTGCTCGCGCGCCGGCTCGAGGTACCCGTACGGATCGTCGACATGGCCCTGGACTGCGCGCCGGACGCCTTCCCGGAGGACGTCGTACGGCACCGGGTGCGGCGCGGCAGTGGCCGTATCGACATCGAGGACGCGCTCACCCTGGACGAGGCCGAGGCGGCACTGCGCGCGGGCATCGCCGTCGCCGACGAGGAGGCCGACTCGGGCACGGACCTGGTGGTGCTCGGTGACATCAGCGTGGGCGGCACCACGGCCGCGGCGGTACTGATCGCCGCGCTGTGCGGGACCGACGCGTCGGTGGTGACCGGGCGGGGCGGGCTCGCGATCGACGACCTGGCGTGGATGCGCAAGTGCGCGGCGATCCGGGACGCGCTGAGGCGGGCGCGGCCGGTGCTCGGCGACCAGCTGCAACTGCTGGCGACCGTGGGCGGGGCGGACCTCGCGGCGATGACCGGGTTCCTGCTGCAGTGCGCGGTGCGGAAGCTGCCGGTGATTCTCGACGGGGTCGTGGCCGCGGCGTGCGCGCTGGTCGCGCAGCGGGTCGCCTTCCGGGCGCCGGACTGGTGGCTGGCCGGGCACGACAGCGGGGAGCCGGGGCAGGCGAAGGCGCTGGACCGGATGGCCCTGGAGCCGCTGCTGGAGCAGGGGGTGAGGGTCGGCGAGGGCGCGGGTGCCTTGCTGGCGCTGCCCGTGGTGCGGGCGGCGGCGGCGCTGGCCGCGGAGCTTCCGGAGAAGGAGCCGGAGGAGACGAAGGAGACGAAGGCGTAG
- a CDS encoding class I SAM-dependent methyltransferase produces the protein MSTSPTTPETRSRRAFPQQSCDPFLEPRRENCPWCGSARLRTRVRASDPLRHRPGTFAVDQCRDCAHAFQNPRLTAEGFAFFHRDVYERELEEFTGRVLSAAAVRRRHRATARKLSALAEPESWLDVGTGHAGFPEAAKEFFPYTSFDGLDPTARVQQAQLAERVEEAHLGYLATPGTAARLYARYDVVSMFRHVEHTPDPRAELRAALTVLRPGGHLVVEVPDPRCVFAALLGRWWLPYGQPRHLHLLPLANLRAELETLGCTILVTDRHAPHIPYDLSGALTLASARRPLLRLATAPLQPAATALDHVLAPLARRTPFSNAYRIVARKPAR, from the coding sequence ATGTCGACCTCGCCCACCACGCCGGAGACCCGCTCCCGCAGGGCCTTCCCCCAGCAGTCCTGCGACCCCTTCCTCGAGCCGCGTCGCGAGAACTGCCCCTGGTGCGGCTCCGCACGGCTGCGCACCCGGGTGCGGGCGAGCGACCCGCTGCGACACCGGCCGGGCACGTTCGCCGTCGACCAGTGCCGTGACTGTGCCCACGCCTTCCAGAACCCCCGGCTCACCGCGGAAGGCTTCGCCTTCTTCCACCGGGACGTCTACGAACGGGAGTTGGAGGAGTTCACCGGCCGCGTCCTGTCCGCCGCCGCGGTCCGCCGGCGGCACCGGGCCACCGCCCGCAAGCTGTCGGCGCTGGCCGAACCGGAGAGCTGGCTGGACGTCGGCACGGGCCACGCCGGCTTTCCCGAGGCGGCGAAGGAGTTCTTCCCCTACACCAGCTTCGACGGCCTGGACCCGACGGCCCGGGTGCAGCAGGCCCAGCTGGCGGAGCGGGTCGAGGAGGCCCACCTCGGCTACCTCGCCACCCCCGGAACGGCGGCCCGGCTGTACGCCCGCTACGACGTGGTCAGCATGTTCCGCCATGTGGAGCACACACCGGACCCGCGCGCCGAACTCCGCGCGGCCCTGACGGTGCTGCGCCCCGGCGGACACCTCGTCGTGGAAGTCCCCGATCCGCGCTGCGTGTTCGCTGCGCTGCTCGGCAGATGGTGGCTGCCCTACGGCCAGCCCCGCCACCTCCACCTGCTGCCCCTGGCCAATCTGCGCGCGGAGCTGGAGACCCTGGGCTGCACGATCCTCGTCACGGACCGCCACGCCCCGCACATCCCCTACGACCTCTCGGGCGCCCTCACCCTGGCCTCGGCCCGCCGCCCCCTGCTCAGGCTCGCCACAGCGCCCCTGCAGCCCGCGGCGACGGCTCTGGACCACGTCCTGGCCCCACTGGCCCGCCGCACCCCGTTCTCCAACGCCTACAGAATCGTGGCCCGCAAGCCCGCCCGCTGA
- a CDS encoding bifunctional adenosylcobinamide kinase/adenosylcobinamide-phosphate guanylyltransferase, which yields MEVTLLGTGAPAGLPRPDCPCAACATALGPDSRAATAVLVDGALLLDLTPGVAFAAARAGHSLGGVRQVLLSHPHDGPAVEVPAGLPHPGRMPDGRELALLTGHRVRAVAMDAGGTGYAVTGPDGDHLLYLPPGGAPAGLEEPTAESYQLVLADVVGRPDALARLRAVGSAGPTTDVIAVHLDHDVPPGAELGRRLAAAGARAVPDGTTLTVGAYEDVPDVPRRTLVLGGARSGKSVEAERRLESFPEVLYVATGGTRGGDTEWAERVAAHRERRPGSWRTAETTDLVPLLGEDGPPLLIDCLSLWLTDVMDSVGAWDDAEWAGGGEKSLRERVRELTEAVRRTRRTVVAVSNEVGSGIVPATASGRRYRDELGRLNAAFGAECEQVLLVVAGQALALRG from the coding sequence GTGGAAGTGACTCTGCTCGGTACCGGTGCCCCGGCCGGACTGCCCCGCCCCGACTGCCCCTGCGCCGCCTGCGCGACCGCGCTCGGGCCGGACTCCCGCGCGGCGACCGCCGTGCTGGTGGACGGGGCGCTGCTGCTGGATCTGACGCCGGGCGTGGCGTTCGCGGCGGCGCGGGCCGGGCATTCGCTGGGCGGGGTACGGCAGGTGCTGCTGTCGCATCCGCACGACGGCCCGGCGGTGGAGGTGCCGGCCGGGCTGCCGCACCCCGGGCGGATGCCGGACGGGCGGGAGTTGGCGCTGCTGACGGGGCATCGGGTGCGGGCGGTGGCGATGGACGCGGGCGGCACCGGGTACGCGGTGACCGGCCCGGACGGAGACCACCTGCTGTATCTGCCGCCGGGCGGCGCCCCGGCCGGTCTGGAGGAGCCCACGGCGGAGTCGTACCAACTGGTCCTCGCGGACGTCGTGGGCCGCCCGGACGCGCTGGCGCGGCTGAGGGCGGTGGGCTCGGCCGGCCCGACGACGGACGTGATCGCCGTCCACCTCGACCACGACGTGCCGCCCGGCGCGGAGCTCGGGCGACGGCTGGCGGCGGCCGGGGCGCGGGCGGTGCCGGACGGTACGACGCTGACGGTCGGCGCGTACGAGGACGTGCCGGACGTGCCGCGCCGGACACTGGTGCTGGGCGGGGCCCGCTCGGGCAAGTCGGTGGAGGCCGAGCGGCGGCTGGAGTCCTTCCCCGAGGTGCTGTACGTGGCGACCGGCGGGACGCGGGGCGGGGACACCGAGTGGGCCGAGCGGGTGGCCGCGCACCGGGAGCGGCGGCCGGGGTCGTGGCGTACGGCGGAGACGACGGACCTGGTGCCGCTGCTGGGTGAGGACGGGCCGCCGTTGCTGATCGACTGTCTGTCCCTGTGGCTGACGGACGTCATGGACTCCGTGGGGGCGTGGGACGACGCGGAGTGGGCGGGCGGGGGTGAGAAGTCCCTGCGGGAGCGGGTGCGGGAGCTGACGGAGGCGGTGCGCCGTACCCGGCGGACGGTGGTGGCGGTGTCGAACGAGGTGGGCTCGGGGATCGTGCCGGCGACTGCCTCCGGCCGTCGGTACCGGGACGAACTCGGGCGGCTGAACGCGGCGTTCGGGGCGGAGTGCGAGCAGGTGCTGCTGGTTGTCGCCGGTCAGGCCTTGGCGCTGCGGGGCTGA